In one window of Tachypleus tridentatus isolate NWPU-2018 chromosome 2, ASM421037v1, whole genome shotgun sequence DNA:
- the LOC143245548 gene encoding uncharacterized protein LOC143245548 gives MTYNLSEIENPVPTCSSEQDILSDETNEVGATNTQNSCLKKTSPVDLRIEDDTLHDVSEHPFLLKKAVSESDKKSQISVKKFLQGVKNRIKRTIQNIFSRKHEYRPCKMEKQQERRQRKSTRSDILSDETNEVGATNTQNSCLKKTSPVDLRIEDDTLHDVSEHPFLLKKAVSESDKKSQISVKKFLQGVKIRIKRTIQNIFSRKHEYRPCKMEKQQERRQRKSTRSDILSDETNEVGATNTQNSCLKKTSPVDLRIEDDTLHDVSEHPFLLKKAVSESDKKSQISVKKVSPGYILSDETNEVGATNTQNSCLKKTSPVDLRIEDDTLHDVSEHPFLLKKAVSERPEEKLPPLPPLKFTPTADLKYSLFL, from the exons ATGACTTACAACCTGTCTGAAATTGAGAACCCTGTCCCTACATGTTCCAGCgaacaag atattttatcaGACGAAACTAATGAGGTGGGAGCTACTAACACTCAAAATTCCTGCCTCAAGAAAACCTCACCTGTTGACTTACGTATCGAAGATGACACCTTGCATGATGTGTCAGAACATCCATTTCTTTTAAAGAAGGCCGTATCTGAAAG tgACAAGAAATCACAAATATCCGTCAAAAAGTTTCTCCAGGGTGTAAAAAATCGTATTAAGAGGaccatacaaaacattttctccaGGAAACATGAATATCGACCTTGCAAAATGGAGAAACAACAAGAACGTCGACAACGCAAATCCACACGATCAG atattttatcaGACGAAACTAATGAGGTGGGAGCTACTAACACTCAAAATTCCTGCCTCAAGAAAACCTCACCTGTTGACTTACGTATCGAAGATGACACCTTGCATGATGTGTCAGAACATCCATTTCTTTTAAAGAAGGCCGTATCTGAAAG tgACAAGAAATCACAAATATCCGTCAAAAAGTTTCTCCAGGGTGTAAAAATTCGTATTAAGAGGaccatacaaaacattttctccaGGAAACATGAATATCGACCTTGCAAAATGGAGAAACAACAAGAACGTCGACAACGCAAATCCACACGATCAG atattttatcaGACGAAACTAATGAGGTGGGAGCTACTAACACTCAAAATTCCTGCCTCAAGAAAACCTCACCTGTTGACTTACGTATCGAAGATGACACCTTGCATGATGTGTCAGAACATCCATTTCTTTTAAAGAAGGCCGTATCTGAAAG tgACAAGAAATCACAAATATCCGTCAAAAAAGTTTCTCCAGGGT atattttatcaGACGAAACTAATGAGGTGGGAGCTACTAACACTCAAAATTCCTGCCTCAAGAAAACCTCACCTGTTGACTTACGTATCGAAGATGACACCTTGCATGATGTGTCAGAACATCCATTTCTTTTAAAGAAGGCCGTATCTGAAAG ACCAGAAGAAAAACTTCCTCCTCTCCCCCCTCTCAAATTTACCCCAACTGCAGATCTAAAATACTCTCTTTTCCTATAG